One Arthrobacter sp. StoSoilB19 DNA window includes the following coding sequences:
- a CDS encoding NAD-dependent succinate-semialdehyde dehydrogenase, with translation MNLKSARHLISGTWHTSGTAKDVIDPGNGTTVGEVAWGTADDATKAADAAAEAFNSWSGSTVRHRADLLRNAADLLAERRDELAHTLALEAGKRLPEAQGEVDFSVEYFRWFAEEARRATGTVSPPELRGRRHLSLRKPIGVALSLTPWNFPVSIQARKLAAMLAAGCTVVGRVSEKAPLAATGLFEVLHDAGFPAGVVNVVHGPSRDITAALMSHPAVRAVSFTGSTGVGRQIMASASERVVRPLLELGGNAPFIVFEDADLDAAVDGAVLGRLRNTGQSCVAANRFLVQEGIAEEFAQRLGARFDAMSIGHGVPDGGAPVPELGPVIDAERVAAVQSLVDDALSRGARQVTQRTDVPAKGSFLAPTLLADVPDDARLVTEEVFGPAAGVVTFSSDEDAIRKANATEMGLAAYVWTSSAKRGWDIPERLEAGIVGVNDPLPSVAFAPMGGAKQSGLGREGSSLGLEEFEEVQYVAWRP, from the coding sequence ATGAACCTCAAATCCGCCCGGCACCTCATTAGCGGCACCTGGCACACCTCCGGAACCGCCAAGGACGTGATTGACCCGGGCAACGGCACCACCGTGGGAGAGGTGGCCTGGGGCACGGCCGACGATGCCACCAAGGCCGCCGACGCCGCCGCGGAGGCCTTCAATTCCTGGTCCGGCTCCACCGTCCGCCACCGGGCAGACCTGCTCCGCAACGCCGCCGACCTCCTGGCAGAACGCCGCGACGAACTGGCCCACACCCTGGCACTCGAAGCCGGCAAACGGCTTCCCGAAGCGCAGGGGGAGGTGGACTTCTCCGTGGAGTACTTCCGCTGGTTCGCGGAGGAGGCGCGCCGGGCCACCGGCACCGTCAGCCCGCCTGAACTGCGTGGCCGCCGCCATCTGAGCCTGCGCAAACCCATCGGAGTGGCGCTCAGCCTCACCCCCTGGAACTTCCCGGTCTCCATCCAGGCGCGGAAGCTCGCCGCGATGCTGGCCGCAGGCTGCACGGTGGTGGGCCGGGTGTCTGAGAAGGCGCCGCTGGCTGCCACGGGACTGTTCGAAGTCCTGCACGACGCCGGCTTCCCCGCCGGCGTGGTCAACGTGGTCCACGGCCCCTCCCGTGACATCACCGCCGCCCTGATGTCCCACCCCGCGGTCAGGGCCGTCAGTTTCACCGGATCCACCGGCGTGGGCCGGCAGATCATGGCCTCAGCCTCGGAACGCGTGGTCCGGCCGCTGCTGGAGCTGGGCGGCAACGCACCCTTCATCGTGTTCGAGGACGCCGATTTGGACGCCGCCGTCGACGGTGCCGTCCTGGGCCGGCTCCGCAACACGGGCCAGTCCTGCGTTGCCGCCAACCGGTTCCTGGTCCAGGAGGGCATCGCGGAAGAGTTTGCACAGAGGCTGGGCGCCCGCTTTGATGCGATGAGCATCGGCCACGGCGTTCCCGACGGCGGCGCACCGGTTCCGGAGCTCGGTCCCGTTATCGACGCCGAAAGGGTGGCCGCGGTTCAGTCCCTGGTGGACGACGCACTCAGCCGGGGCGCCCGGCAGGTCACCCAGCGCACCGACGTCCCGGCCAAGGGGTCCTTCCTGGCACCCACCCTGCTGGCGGACGTCCCGGACGACGCACGCCTGGTGACCGAGGAAGTCTTTGGCCCCGCGGCCGGCGTCGTCACCTTCTCCTCCGACGAGGACGCCATCAGGAAGGCGAACGCCACCGAGATGGGCCTGGCTGCCTACGTGTGGACCAGCAGCGCCAAGCGCGGCTGGGACATTCCCGAACGCCTCGAAGCCGGCATAGTGGGCGTCAACGATCCCCTGCCCTCCGTTGCTTTCGCTCCCATGGGCGGCGCCAAGCAGTCGGGCCTGGGCCGGGAAGGATCAAGCCTGGGCCTCGAAGAGTTCGAGGAGGTCCAGTACGTGGCCTGGCGGCCGTAA
- a CDS encoding carbohydrate ABC transporter permease produces the protein MLASLSRRAILAIYAVIIIVPLTVVAFGSFKSTQELFAGPFSLPHSLSADNFAEVVGGQNLGSSFMNSAIVTGISVPLTLFLASLAGYAVSRLKGFMAWAIFGFLVLGMAIPAQANMVPLYVLFGRLGLLDNLAGLVVANVVSTLPIAVFILGGFMRTLPKELYEASSIDGSGPWKTYFSIALPLSAPSIAAAAIFLFVIHWNELLYPLLFIQSPGNRTLPLALLSFQGEFQTNYPLLFAGVILASLPVVIAYVFLQRYFVAGITAGASKG, from the coding sequence ATGCTCGCCTCACTAAGCCGCCGCGCCATCCTGGCCATCTATGCGGTCATCATCATCGTTCCACTGACCGTGGTGGCGTTCGGCAGTTTCAAGTCCACGCAGGAACTGTTCGCCGGGCCATTCAGCCTGCCGCACTCCCTCTCCGCCGACAACTTCGCGGAAGTGGTGGGCGGCCAGAACCTGGGCTCATCCTTCATGAACAGCGCGATCGTCACGGGTATCTCCGTGCCGCTCACCCTGTTCCTTGCCAGCCTGGCCGGCTACGCAGTGTCCCGGCTGAAGGGATTTATGGCCTGGGCCATCTTCGGGTTCCTGGTCCTGGGCATGGCCATCCCGGCGCAGGCCAACATGGTGCCGCTCTATGTGCTCTTCGGCCGGCTTGGCCTGCTGGACAACCTGGCCGGCCTGGTCGTGGCCAACGTGGTCTCCACGCTGCCCATCGCCGTGTTCATCCTGGGCGGGTTCATGCGGACCCTGCCCAAGGAACTCTACGAGGCCAGCTCCATCGACGGCAGCGGACCGTGGAAGACCTACTTCTCCATCGCCCTGCCGCTCTCGGCGCCCTCCATCGCCGCAGCCGCCATCTTCCTGTTCGTCATCCACTGGAACGAGTTGCTGTACCCGCTGCTGTTCATCCAGTCCCCCGGCAACCGCACCCTGCCGCTGGCTCTGCTGAGTTTCCAGGGCGAGTTCCAAACCAACTACCCGCTGCTGTTCGCCGGCGTGATCCTGGCATCCCTGCCCGTCGTCATCGCCTACGTCTTCCTGCAGCGCTACTTTGTAGCCGGCATCACCGCCGGCGCGAGCAAGGGATAA
- a CDS encoding sugar ABC transporter permease, giving the protein MSIHPGTAAKGKAPESQTSANAPKVRRRSPTRVNPALYLFPLPAVAVVAFFLVMPTLQAFQYAITDWNGFSAAFNYVGLDNFIRAFTKDSLFTNALTNNLKFVLLVVIAQTAFSLVLALLLTRNSRGSILLRALFFFPTILSSVSVAFIWKFIYDPNFGLANSVLRTVGVDGGAYLGNDAQALYWVAVTQVWFHSGQMMVVYIAGLQAIPRELYEAAEMDGANKWQQFKSITWPFVAPATSIVVAYTTVQSFKAFDLILGIAGNPPKAALDILSTRIYSTFANSEFGYAAAQSIIFMAMIALVTWLQRRLLRLTPKGE; this is encoded by the coding sequence ATGAGCATCCATCCCGGAACCGCAGCCAAGGGCAAGGCGCCGGAGAGCCAAACCTCCGCCAACGCCCCCAAGGTGCGCCGGCGCTCCCCCACCCGGGTGAATCCGGCACTGTACCTCTTCCCACTGCCCGCCGTCGCCGTCGTCGCCTTCTTCCTGGTGATGCCCACGCTGCAGGCCTTCCAGTACGCCATCACGGACTGGAACGGCTTCTCGGCGGCCTTCAACTACGTGGGCCTGGACAACTTCATCCGTGCGTTCACCAAGGACTCGCTGTTCACCAATGCCCTGACCAACAACCTGAAGTTCGTGCTGCTGGTGGTCATCGCCCAAACGGCGTTCTCGCTGGTCCTGGCACTGCTCCTCACCCGGAACTCACGCGGCAGCATCCTGCTCCGCGCCCTGTTCTTCTTCCCCACCATCCTGTCCTCGGTGTCCGTGGCCTTCATCTGGAAGTTCATCTACGACCCCAATTTCGGCCTGGCCAACTCGGTCCTCAGAACCGTGGGGGTGGACGGCGGGGCCTACCTCGGCAATGACGCCCAGGCCCTCTACTGGGTTGCTGTCACCCAGGTGTGGTTCCATTCCGGCCAGATGATGGTGGTCTATATCGCGGGGCTGCAGGCCATCCCCAGGGAACTCTACGAAGCAGCCGAAATGGACGGCGCCAACAAGTGGCAGCAGTTCAAGTCCATCACCTGGCCATTCGTGGCCCCGGCCACGTCCATTGTGGTGGCCTACACCACCGTCCAGTCGTTCAAGGCATTCGACCTGATCCTCGGTATCGCGGGCAACCCGCCCAAGGCTGCCCTGGACATCCTGTCCACCCGCATTTACAGCACCTTTGCCAACTCGGAGTTCGGCTACGCCGCCGCCCAGTCGATCATCTTCATGGCGATGATCGCCCTGGTCACCTGGCTTCAGCGCCGACTGCTCCGGCTGACCCCGAAGGGGGAATAG
- a CDS encoding extracellular solute-binding protein encodes MSQISRRQAVALLGAMGFGAAAAACAGPGGSTRPGGATGPAAPSTGAVTGRVSFAHWRGEDKAVFDELIKRFAAQHNGVEVAQDISTSNDYNAQALQKLRGGSIGDAFATFRGAQFKNFTEAGIYTELKDSKAVGNYQKGLLSAGRNGDSQLGLPYQVVFPMPMANVDLFDKAGAEIAPKNWDAFLGMCEKLASAGVIPISWPGGDVGNGGQLFNCMIANNAPVDDMCAQIEQGKLKCTDDWFIKMLNQYKDLKPFVQPNATGTAVEPAQNLFSQGKAAMLATGSYHIAAVRGLGAKFPIDLVFPNTTSDGNGKYEGAYNATFILGVNSASKNQAAAAAWIDFLSEPENAGYYANQTAQHVSVDKVEYTNPDLKRLSPWLQKKTALAARFQFQNLDVRNAVEASATAVISGTSPEQAAAAAQKIVDERL; translated from the coding sequence GTGAGTCAGATTTCACGCAGGCAGGCAGTCGCCCTTCTGGGAGCCATGGGCTTCGGCGCCGCTGCGGCAGCGTGCGCCGGGCCCGGCGGTTCCACCAGACCTGGCGGTGCAACCGGACCGGCGGCACCCTCCACCGGCGCCGTGACCGGCAGGGTGTCGTTCGCCCACTGGCGCGGCGAGGACAAGGCCGTGTTCGACGAACTCATCAAGCGCTTCGCCGCCCAGCACAACGGCGTGGAGGTTGCCCAGGACATCTCCACCTCCAACGACTACAACGCCCAGGCCCTCCAGAAGCTGCGCGGCGGCTCGATCGGCGACGCTTTTGCCACCTTCCGCGGCGCCCAGTTCAAGAACTTCACCGAAGCCGGCATCTACACCGAGCTCAAGGACAGCAAGGCGGTGGGCAACTACCAGAAGGGGCTGCTGTCCGCGGGCCGGAACGGCGACAGCCAACTGGGCCTGCCCTACCAGGTGGTGTTCCCCATGCCCATGGCCAACGTGGATCTCTTTGATAAGGCCGGTGCGGAGATCGCCCCCAAGAACTGGGATGCGTTCCTGGGCATGTGCGAGAAGCTGGCCTCCGCCGGTGTCATCCCCATCTCCTGGCCGGGCGGCGATGTTGGAAACGGCGGCCAGCTGTTCAACTGCATGATTGCCAACAACGCCCCCGTTGACGACATGTGCGCCCAGATCGAACAGGGCAAGCTCAAGTGCACCGACGACTGGTTCATCAAGATGCTCAACCAGTACAAGGACCTGAAGCCCTTCGTTCAGCCCAACGCCACCGGCACCGCCGTGGAACCGGCCCAGAACCTGTTCTCCCAGGGCAAGGCCGCCATGCTGGCCACCGGCTCCTACCACATCGCCGCCGTGCGGGGACTCGGCGCCAAGTTCCCCATCGACCTGGTGTTCCCCAACACCACTTCCGACGGCAACGGCAAATACGAGGGCGCCTACAACGCCACGTTCATCCTCGGCGTCAACTCGGCCAGCAAGAACCAGGCCGCCGCAGCAGCCTGGATCGATTTCCTCTCCGAGCCCGAAAACGCCGGCTACTACGCCAACCAGACCGCCCAGCACGTGTCCGTGGACAAGGTGGAGTACACCAACCCGGACCTGAAGCGGCTGAGCCCCTGGCTGCAGAAGAAGACGGCGCTCGCAGCCCGCTTCCAGTTCCAGAACCTCGACGTCCGCAATGCGGTGGAGGCCAGTGCCACGGCCGTCATCTCCGGCACCAGCCCGGAACAGGCAGCCGCCGCCGCCCAGAAGATTGTTGATGAACGGCTATGA
- a CDS encoding aldolase has product MSHTDLSPLQRPSGAFAMLAVDQREAMRNMFAEHTDQPVTDQDLRDFKLEAARILTPYASGILIDRQFALDQAIEAGVVDPNCGLIASADHFESAHGELVGEVTIDRLVDPQKYAALGVKALKLLVLYRPDEPAEGRVAMVREFVESCRSAGLISIIEPVSRKPLAGGDFDWDAGILAAAKELGSLGADLYKAEVPFHGQAPEDQVRAACAELTKAIDGPWVVLSSGVPEDVFPDAVRWACLEGASGFLSGRAVWASCIGAPDVVESLSTDAVRRLQRLCAVVDDVVSAQRTHA; this is encoded by the coding sequence ATGAGCCATACCGACCTCTCCCCGCTCCAGCGCCCCTCAGGCGCCTTCGCCATGCTGGCCGTGGACCAGCGCGAAGCCATGCGGAACATGTTCGCCGAACACACCGACCAGCCCGTCACGGACCAGGACCTGCGCGACTTCAAGCTTGAAGCGGCCCGGATCCTGACCCCGTACGCCTCCGGCATCCTGATCGACCGTCAGTTCGCCCTGGACCAGGCCATCGAAGCCGGCGTCGTGGACCCCAACTGCGGGCTCATCGCCTCCGCCGACCACTTCGAATCCGCCCACGGCGAGCTCGTTGGCGAGGTCACCATCGACCGGCTGGTGGATCCGCAGAAGTACGCGGCCCTGGGGGTGAAGGCCCTCAAGCTGCTGGTCCTCTACCGCCCGGACGAGCCCGCCGAAGGCCGTGTGGCCATGGTCCGTGAATTCGTGGAAAGCTGCCGGTCCGCCGGACTGATCAGCATCATCGAGCCCGTCTCCCGCAAGCCCCTGGCCGGCGGCGACTTTGACTGGGATGCCGGCATCCTGGCCGCAGCCAAGGAACTCGGAAGCCTGGGCGCCGACCTCTACAAAGCGGAGGTCCCCTTCCACGGCCAAGCCCCCGAAGACCAGGTCCGCGCCGCCTGCGCCGAACTGACCAAGGCCATCGACGGCCCCTGGGTGGTCCTGTCCTCCGGCGTCCCCGAGGACGTCTTCCCGGATGCCGTTCGGTGGGCCTGCCTGGAAGGCGCCAGCGGCTTCCTCTCCGGACGCGCCGTCTGGGCATCCTGCATCGGTGCCCCCGACGTCGTCGAATCCCTCTCCACCGACGCCGTCCGCCGGCTGCAGCGCCTCTGCGCCGTCGTTGACGACGTCGTCTCCGCGCAGAGGACGCACGCGTAG
- a CDS encoding PfkB family carbohydrate kinase, producing the protein MPQPSTGTLLFVGCATLDAIALVQDYPAADSRTVATDFATAGGGPAATAAVAAARAGARTAFAGVLGTDEEGDRIVSGLQAEGVDTSAVIRDAGVKTGASVIVVSRATESRAIVTRPVPPVSFPGDSRFSELLQSAAWVHTDHLGWNAVANAPARPAGLAISVDAGNPIPAFSPRGVALYVPTIERLRAEYGEDLSPESLLRKAIDDGASAVVATAGSEGAWVLERGAEPVHVPATPATIVSTLGAGDVYHGALLAAVAAGLPLVEAAVFAGRTASASCGGLDGRSAIPHQTVNLVPASN; encoded by the coding sequence GTGCCCCAACCGTCAACCGGAACCCTGCTCTTCGTAGGCTGCGCCACTCTTGACGCCATCGCCCTGGTGCAGGATTACCCTGCCGCGGACAGCCGCACCGTCGCCACGGACTTTGCCACGGCGGGCGGCGGACCCGCCGCCACGGCAGCCGTAGCGGCCGCCCGCGCCGGAGCCAGGACGGCCTTTGCCGGCGTCCTGGGAACCGACGAAGAAGGGGACCGCATCGTCAGCGGCCTTCAGGCAGAAGGCGTGGACACCTCCGCCGTGATCCGCGACGCCGGCGTCAAGACCGGTGCCAGCGTGATCGTGGTCAGCAGGGCCACCGAAAGCCGGGCCATCGTCACCCGTCCGGTCCCGCCGGTCAGCTTCCCCGGGGACAGCCGCTTCTCCGAACTGCTCCAGTCAGCGGCCTGGGTCCACACGGACCACCTGGGCTGGAACGCGGTGGCCAATGCCCCCGCGCGGCCGGCCGGCCTGGCCATCAGCGTGGACGCCGGCAACCCCATCCCCGCCTTCAGCCCCCGCGGCGTGGCCCTGTACGTCCCCACCATCGAAAGGCTCCGCGCAGAATACGGCGAGGACCTCTCCCCTGAGTCGCTGCTCCGGAAGGCAATTGACGACGGCGCCTCCGCCGTCGTCGCCACCGCCGGCTCCGAAGGTGCCTGGGTTTTGGAACGCGGCGCCGAACCCGTCCACGTCCCGGCCACGCCCGCCACCATCGTGTCCACCCTCGGTGCCGGCGACGTCTACCACGGCGCCCTGCTCGCCGCCGTCGCTGCCGGACTTCCACTGGTGGAAGCCGCCGTATTCGCCGGGCGCACCGCCTCCGCCTCCTGCGGCGGACTGGACGGCCGGTCCGCCATCCCGCACCAAACCGTCAATCTTGTCCCAGCGTCCAACTGA
- a CDS encoding Gfo/Idh/MocA family oxidoreductase — MSLPTAESVRTIRYGLIGAGHMAREHVRNLALIPGSRITAVSDPTPFSLEETVKEIGHEVRTFPSHQELLASGLVDALVIASPNDTHLGILKDIFASGTNLPVLVEKPVCTTAEQADELEALAGSYPAPVWVAMEYRYMPPVQEIIQAAHGGKLGNIHMLSIVEHRFPFLHKVDAWNRFAERTGGTLVEKCCHFFDLMRLILQDEPVRVFASGGHDVNHMDEVYDGRVSDMLDNAYVIVDFKGGRRAMLELSMFAEGSKFQERISIVGDAAKIETLIPVAANHWIPGDHAEATVEFSPRSPLGPEKHEVPVDEAVLAAGAHHGSTYYEHQGFRKAILGEGPVEVTIADGLQSVRMGLAAERSITEGRPVELGNAALGVRS; from the coding sequence ATGTCATTGCCTACTGCGGAATCGGTCCGGACCATCCGGTATGGCCTCATTGGAGCGGGCCATATGGCACGCGAACACGTCCGGAACCTTGCCCTGATCCCGGGAAGCCGCATCACCGCAGTCTCGGATCCCACACCCTTTTCACTGGAAGAGACGGTGAAGGAGATCGGCCATGAGGTGCGGACTTTCCCTTCCCACCAGGAGTTGCTGGCCTCGGGCCTGGTGGACGCGCTGGTGATTGCCAGCCCCAACGACACCCACCTGGGCATCCTCAAGGACATCTTCGCCAGCGGGACCAACCTTCCGGTCCTCGTGGAGAAGCCCGTGTGCACCACGGCGGAGCAGGCGGACGAACTGGAGGCGCTGGCCGGCAGCTACCCGGCCCCGGTGTGGGTGGCCATGGAATACCGGTACATGCCGCCGGTCCAGGAGATCATCCAGGCGGCGCATGGCGGCAAGCTGGGCAACATCCACATGCTCTCCATCGTGGAGCACCGCTTTCCGTTCCTGCACAAGGTGGATGCGTGGAACCGCTTTGCGGAACGGACCGGCGGGACGCTGGTGGAAAAGTGCTGCCACTTCTTTGACCTGATGCGCCTGATCCTGCAGGACGAGCCCGTACGCGTCTTCGCCAGCGGCGGCCACGACGTGAACCACATGGATGAGGTCTACGACGGCCGGGTGTCGGACATGCTGGACAACGCCTATGTGATCGTCGATTTCAAGGGCGGCCGCCGCGCCATGCTGGAGCTGTCCATGTTCGCCGAGGGATCCAAGTTCCAGGAACGCATCTCCATTGTTGGGGATGCTGCCAAGATTGAAACCCTCATCCCGGTGGCCGCCAACCACTGGATTCCCGGTGACCACGCTGAAGCGACGGTTGAATTCAGCCCACGGTCCCCGCTGGGTCCCGAAAAGCACGAGGTTCCGGTGGATGAGGCTGTCCTGGCGGCCGGCGCGCACCACGGCTCCACCTACTATGAGCACCAGGGCTTCCGGAAGGCCATCCTGGGCGAGGGGCCGGTGGAAGTCACCATTGCGGACGGACTGCAGTCCGTACGCATGGGCCTGGCCGCCGAACGCTCTATTACGGAAGGACGCCCCGTTGAGCTTGGCAATGCCGCCCTCGGGGTACGTTCATAA
- a CDS encoding DeoR/GlpR family DNA-binding transcription regulator, translating into MGTADKEAPLTPRQRTILDELGRRGFISTNDLAETFAVSDMTVRRDTRVLSKRGLARVVHGGVSAVDGHGQNANFAARVREDADAKLRVARVCLSMIGERDAIILDAGTTTYQIAQELPTSFTGTIITHSAPAIQRCLQLTAARTICLGGELLLDSQAFNGPMTVSAASGLRAKTAFIGVSGIHDEAFYIERDVERATKIALMNSAEQVVVVATHQKMLRYALARLAAFDAVDILVTDAPPPREIETALRAANVKLMVAA; encoded by the coding sequence ATGGGCACCGCAGATAAAGAGGCGCCGCTGACACCCCGCCAGCGCACCATCCTCGATGAGCTGGGCCGCCGGGGGTTCATTTCAACAAATGATCTGGCGGAGACCTTTGCCGTCTCCGACATGACGGTGCGGAGGGACACCCGGGTGCTGTCCAAGCGCGGACTGGCCCGGGTGGTCCACGGCGGCGTCAGCGCCGTGGACGGTCATGGCCAGAACGCGAACTTCGCCGCGCGCGTCCGGGAGGACGCGGACGCGAAGCTTCGGGTGGCCAGGGTGTGCCTCTCGATGATTGGCGAACGGGATGCCATCATCCTTGATGCCGGCACCACGACGTACCAGATCGCGCAGGAACTGCCCACGTCGTTCACCGGCACCATCATCACGCACTCCGCGCCCGCCATCCAGCGCTGCCTGCAGCTGACGGCGGCGCGCACCATCTGCCTGGGCGGGGAGCTGCTGCTGGACAGCCAGGCGTTCAACGGACCGATGACCGTCAGCGCCGCCTCCGGACTCCGTGCCAAGACAGCCTTTATTGGCGTCAGCGGCATCCATGACGAGGCGTTCTATATTGAGCGCGACGTGGAGCGCGCCACTAAGATCGCCCTTATGAATTCAGCGGAACAGGTAGTGGTGGTGGCAACCCACCAGAAGATGCTGCGGTACGCGCTGGCGCGGCTGGCGGCGTTCGACGCGGTGGACATCCTGGTCACGGACGCTCCGCCGCCGCGGGAGATCGAGACAGCCCTGCGCGCCGCCAACGTCAAGCTGATGGTTGCCGCATGA
- a CDS encoding 2-hydroxyacid dehydrogenase → MTARLRVCLPSRDLLDALAPIDGVDFVLWDLTGPAPDGRLDLLVPGYMGKPAALAALEGVDVGLVQSQSIGYDGVASVLPAGVTFANAAGVHETSTAELAVGMMVASQRGIPDFVRNQETGTWDNSQRPSLADRRVLLVGYGGVGKAIEARLLPFETDVTRMASRARDDERGTILGIDSLYQQLPLHEIVVVSVPLGEDTKQLVDAKFLAAMPDGALLVNVARGPVADTGALLAETASGRLRAALDVTDPEPLPADHPLWTTPGVLITPHVGGASSAMFPRMVRLLRKQIGLLLEGKDPVNVVLP, encoded by the coding sequence ATGACGGCCCGCCTGCGCGTGTGCCTGCCGTCCCGGGACCTGCTGGACGCACTGGCGCCGATTGACGGCGTCGACTTTGTCCTGTGGGACCTCACCGGGCCGGCGCCGGACGGCCGGCTGGACCTGCTGGTGCCCGGCTACATGGGCAAACCGGCGGCGCTCGCCGCACTGGAGGGCGTGGACGTCGGCCTGGTGCAGAGCCAGTCCATCGGGTACGACGGCGTCGCCTCGGTGCTGCCCGCCGGCGTCACCTTCGCCAACGCGGCGGGAGTCCATGAAACCTCGACGGCGGAGCTCGCCGTGGGGATGATGGTTGCTTCCCAGCGCGGCATTCCGGACTTTGTCCGGAACCAGGAAACCGGTACGTGGGACAACAGCCAGCGGCCCAGCCTGGCGGACCGGCGCGTGCTGCTGGTGGGTTACGGGGGAGTGGGCAAGGCCATCGAGGCCCGGCTCCTGCCGTTCGAAACCGACGTCACCCGGATGGCCAGCCGCGCCCGCGACGATGAGCGCGGGACCATCCTCGGGATCGATTCGCTGTACCAGCAGCTGCCGCTGCACGAGATTGTGGTGGTCAGCGTCCCCCTGGGCGAAGACACCAAGCAGTTGGTGGATGCGAAGTTCCTGGCGGCCATGCCGGACGGGGCCCTGCTGGTCAACGTGGCCCGCGGCCCGGTGGCGGATACCGGGGCCTTGCTGGCAGAGACCGCAAGCGGACGGCTCCGGGCCGCGCTGGACGTCACCGATCCGGAGCCGCTGCCCGCCGACCATCCGCTCTGGACCACTCCCGGCGTGCTCATCACACCGCACGTGGGCGGCGCCAGTTCGGCCATGTTCCCCCGGATGGTCCGGTTGCTCAGGAAGCAGATCGGGCTGCTGTTGGAGGGCAAGGACCCGGTGAACGTGGTCCTCCCTTAA
- a CDS encoding SRPBCC family protein: MSTFEVRRSSVIPAAAEDIFPLVNNFHEWTAWSPWETIDPRMSRRYFGTEAGTGAGYEWSGNRKAGSGTMEIEESVPSNLVRIRLQFTKPFKALNPTTFTFTPAPGGTEVTWRMTGENKGLGRVFALFMNMDKMVGADFERGLAALAATVAARKS; the protein is encoded by the coding sequence ATGTCCACTTTTGAAGTCCGCCGCAGTTCCGTCATCCCTGCCGCCGCCGAAGACATCTTTCCGCTCGTCAACAACTTCCACGAATGGACTGCCTGGTCCCCCTGGGAGACCATCGACCCCCGCATGAGCCGCCGCTACTTCGGCACTGAAGCAGGCACGGGGGCCGGGTATGAGTGGAGCGGCAACCGCAAGGCGGGCAGCGGCACCATGGAGATCGAGGAGTCGGTGCCGTCGAATCTGGTCCGGATCCGGCTGCAGTTCACCAAGCCCTTCAAGGCCCTGAACCCCACCACCTTCACGTTCACCCCTGCCCCGGGCGGCACCGAAGTGACCTGGCGGATGACCGGCGAGAACAAGGGCCTGGGGAGGGTGTTTGCACTGTTCATGAACATGGACAAGATGGTGGGCGCCGATTTCGAACGCGGCCTGGCCGCGTTGGCTGCCACAGTGGCGGCACGAAAGAGCTGA
- a CDS encoding DUF1801 domain-containing protein → MGVVDEALDRIDGPDRSCLQHVVEIARSLAPDATEGMSYGMPALKLDGKPLVAAVAAAKHLSVFPFSSAVVEAVAGRLEGYSLSKGTIRFTADHPVPDDVLADIVRLRMAEIRK, encoded by the coding sequence ATGGGTGTCGTTGACGAAGCCCTGGACAGGATTGACGGACCGGACCGCAGTTGCCTTCAGCACGTGGTGGAGATTGCGCGGTCCCTGGCTCCCGACGCCACGGAGGGCATGAGCTACGGCATGCCCGCCCTCAAACTGGACGGCAAACCGCTGGTGGCGGCCGTGGCCGCAGCAAAGCACCTCTCGGTTTTCCCGTTCTCCTCCGCGGTGGTGGAGGCAGTGGCCGGCCGGCTGGAGGGGTACTCCCTGTCCAAGGGGACCATCCGCTTCACGGCGGACCATCCAGTGCCGGACGACGTCCTCGCTGACATCGTCCGGCTGCGGATGGCGGAAATACGGAAATAG
- a CDS encoding VOC family protein: protein MLKDREIMAVLPAKDIDRAREFYRDKLGLEPVQTVENDNLIYRCGKGTGFLLYQTDNAGSAKNTQMSWGVDDVEKEVEELRGRGVVFEEYDMPGLKTENGIATMEGMGKGAWFLDSEGNILNISSIPVT from the coding sequence ATGCTCAAGGATAGGGAAATCATGGCTGTGCTGCCGGCCAAGGATATTGACCGGGCACGGGAGTTTTACCGGGACAAGTTGGGACTGGAGCCGGTCCAGACGGTCGAAAACGACAACCTTATCTACCGCTGCGGCAAGGGAACGGGCTTCCTGCTCTACCAGACGGACAACGCCGGTTCCGCCAAGAACACCCAGATGTCCTGGGGCGTCGATGACGTCGAAAAGGAAGTGGAGGAACTGCGGGGCCGCGGCGTCGTCTTTGAGGAGTACGACATGCCGGGACTCAAGACCGAGAACGGCATCGCAACGATGGAAGGCATGGGCAAGGGTGCGTGGTTCCTCGACAGCGAGGGCAACATCCTGAACATTTCCTCGATCCCCGTCACGTAG